The nucleotide sequence CTCCTGGGCGCTCCGAACATTAGCGGGGGGCACCCGGAAGAGTTCTTGACCATCCAGAACAACGGGGGCTGTTTCTTCGGCTACAGTAGGGGTGGGACTGGACGTTTGCGCCCACGTTACCGGCGCCAGGGTGATGAGCACAGCCAGAACAAAGCCCATCCCCCAACGCCAGCATCCCATGTTCTGCCCTTTGTCAACTGCTGCTATCTTTACGCCTTTGCATTATAAGCGATGCGTAACTCCCGCCTCTCCCTGGAAGGACTCCCCATTGACCTATGCGCCGATTACGTCCAGCTTTTGTACCGCCGTTTACAGCAGGGGCAAGGCACCCATGTGGTCACCCTCAATGCGGAAATGGTCATGCAGGCTCGCCGTCAACCGGCCCTCAAAACGGTCATCCAGCGGGCGGAGTTGGTCGTACCGGATGGGGTGGGCATCACCCTGTATCTCCGGTTGCGGGGGCAGGGCACTTACCACGCACCAGGGATTGATTTAGTGGGTCAAATTCTCAGCCGGCTGCAGGGGGAAGCGGTTTTTTTTCTGGGGGGAGCGCCGGGGGTGGCCGAAAAAGCCGTCCACTACTGGCAACAACGCAATCCTCAGCTCACCATCGCCGGCTATCACCACGGTTATTTCACTCCGGACGAAGAACGGGCCATTTTGGATACGTTGATCCAAAAACAACCGCGTCTGATTCTGGTGGCCATGGGGGTACCGCGCCAGGAATTGTGGATTGCCCAGCACCGGTCCTGTTGTCCCCAGGCGGTGTGGGTCGGTGTTGGCGGCAGTTTTGACATTTGGGCCGGGCTAAAAAAACGGGCGCCTCGCTGGGTGCGGCGTTTGTACCTGGAGTGGGCCTTTCGCCTGTACCAGGAGCCCTGGCGCTGGCGGCGGATGTTGGCACTGCCCCAATTCGTCTGGCAGGTGTTGTTACCGGCTTGGTGGAGCGGTTAAAGGCAGCCTGTGATGATAAACCGGGCACGTGCGCTGACGCAGTCCACGGCTGACTACCCGCAGCGGTCCTAGGCCCTCGGCATCCGCCCGGCAGACATCACCGACCACAGCGGGCGCAAACTGCCACCCAGTTGACCGTTCCCTGTCTCAAGGACGGGTGGCCGTCACTGCCGTCAACCAATCCAGCCATGGCGCCACCAACCACTGCCAGCCCACCTGCAGGCGATGTTTAAGCGTCGGTAACCGCCACAGATACACCAACCGCCGAGCAATGTAGGCCAAAGGCCCCCGCAACTGTAATCCCAACCCCGACAGGGCCGCGTCTTCCACCCCCAGCGTCAACATTTCCCCCAAATGGAAGTAGCGAAACGGCAGGAGCGAACGCCCCGTCACCAACGCCCACAAATTCCACGCCGCGTAATCCGCCTGTTGGAATGCCGCCTGGGCCGTCCGGGGTACCGCCTGTCCCTGTTCATCCACACAGGCCGCAATATCCCCTAGCGCCAACACCTGGGGATAATCTGGCAACTGCAACGTCGGACGCACCACCAGCCGGCCCTGGTCATCGTGGAGCGTGGGCAAATCGGCAATCCACCCCGGCGTGGTCACCCCGGCCGTCCAAACCACTAGGTCCACCGGCAACACATCCAACTGGTCCTTGTAATTCAACGTAATACTCTCCTCCGTCATGGCCGTAACGGTCGTGGCCAAGTTTAACCAGATGCCCCGTCTTTCCAGGGCCGCCTGGGCCGCCTCCCGGGCAAAGGGAGAAAAAGTCTTGAGAATTTCCTGTCCCCGTTCTACGAGCCGCACCCGGCCCCGGGGTCCCAACAGGTCCGCCAGCTTACAGGCTAACTCAATCCCACTCGGCCCCGCCCCGACCACCACCACCCGCACCACCCCCTCCTGGCGCAGCAACAGCCGCAGCCGTTCCCGCAACCGCTCCGCATCCGCCAAAGTCCGAAACTCCAGGGCGTGTTCCTGCAATCCGGGAATCGGCGGCTTACGGGTTTCGGCCCCCACTGCCAGCACCAGGTAATCCCCCGTGATACTTTGGCCGTTAGCCTCCACCCGTCGCTGGAGCAAATCCACCCCCTGCACCTGGACCTGGTGGAACCGCACCGGCGTATCCGCCAGCAACTCCTCGTAGGGGGGCGCTACCTCCCAGCTTTGCATCTCCCCCGTCACCACCTCGTACAACAGGGGCGAAAACAGGAAATGCCGTTCATTGCTGAGCAAAACAATCTCCGGGCGCGTGCCGTCCGTCCAAGGAAACTGACACAGGTTCAGCGCCGTGTACAACCCACCGAACCCGCCCCCAACGATGACAATGCGACCGGCAGTCATGCCCCCGCCTGCTGACAAACCAAGGCTATCCTAGCATTCCTAGCCCAGCACCGCCAGCACGTAAATCAGCCCAAACAAAATCACCCAAATCCCATCCACAAAATGCCAGTAAATCTCCGCCAGCACCGGGCCGGTATGTTTTTGCGCCGTGTAATGCCCCGGGACATAAGACCGCCCGATCACCCCCAAAATCAACAGGATGCCCACCAGCACATGCAACCCGTGAAACCCCGTCATCACGTAAAAACAATTGGCAAAAACATTGGTGGTCAACCCATACCCCAGGTTGAGATATTCATACACCTGCCCCGCCAGGAAAATGGCCCCCATCAGCGCCGTCAGCCCGTACCACCGCCGCAAACCCGCCACATCCCCTTTTTTAATCGCCACATCCC is from Gloeomargarita sp. SRBZ-1_bins_9 and encodes:
- a CDS encoding WecB/TagA/CpsF family glycosyltransferase: MRNSRLSLEGLPIDLCADYVQLLYRRLQQGQGTHVVTLNAEMVMQARRQPALKTVIQRAELVVPDGVGITLYLRLRGQGTYHAPGIDLVGQILSRLQGEAVFFLGGAPGVAEKAVHYWQQRNPQLTIAGYHHGYFTPDEERAILDTLIQKQPRLILVAMGVPRQELWIAQHRSCCPQAVWVGVGGSFDIWAGLKKRAPRWVRRLYLEWAFRLYQEPWRWRRMLALPQFVWQVLLPAWWSG
- a CDS encoding heme-copper oxidase subunit III, with amino-acid sequence MTTAPMTPTALPAHDEHPDLRVMGLLVFLVSESLMFGALFAVFLIFRSEYPAWPPEDTEVELLVPAINTLILLSSSAVIHYGDVAIKKGDVAGLRRWYGLTALMGAIFLAGQVYEYLNLGYGLTTNVFANCFYVMTGFHGLHVLVGILLILGVIGRSYVPGHYTAQKHTGPVLAEIYWHFVDGIWVILFGLIYVLAVLG
- a CDS encoding NAD(P)/FAD-dependent oxidoreductase, whose protein sequence is MTAGRIVIVGGGFGGLYTALNLCQFPWTDGTRPEIVLLSNERHFLFSPLLYEVVTGEMQSWEVAPPYEELLADTPVRFHQVQVQGVDLLQRRVEANGQSITGDYLVLAVGAETRKPPIPGLQEHALEFRTLADAERLRERLRLLLRQEGVVRVVVVGAGPSGIELACKLADLLGPRGRVRLVERGQEILKTFSPFAREAAQAALERRGIWLNLATTVTAMTEESITLNYKDQLDVLPVDLVVWTAGVTTPGWIADLPTLHDDQGRLVVRPTLQLPDYPQVLALGDIAACVDEQGQAVPRTAQAAFQQADYAAWNLWALVTGRSLLPFRYFHLGEMLTLGVEDAALSGLGLQLRGPLAYIARRLVYLWRLPTLKHRLQVGWQWLVAPWLDWLTAVTATRP